A DNA window from Anopheles merus strain MAF unplaced genomic scaffold, AmerM5.1 LNR4000535, whole genome shotgun sequence contains the following coding sequences:
- the LOC121602608 gene encoding uncharacterized protein K02A2.6-like, whose product MKEAMAELQQAILLMTELLQKLAQPNNTEQTLESLATNISEFSFDPENGITFEKWYSRYTDLFESDAKNLDDSAKVRLLLRKLDTPSHVRYVNFILPKLPKDVDFAGNVKILSQMFGTHTSIFNKRYKCLQLVKSEAEDIISYAGKVNRSCEDFDFKNMNIDQFKCLVFVSGLKGHAYADTRPRLLSRIECETAETPVNLQTLINEYQRLVNLKEDTSMIERQSSSKQAVHAVQEKGRFHHPHTSKRKTVPGGGEKKTSNQSPSNQPSNQQTNQPANRQNNPRKVNARGVYIVNHIVNHIANRSSNRKYVPTLINGVATRLQLDTASDITVISKQTWNNLGNLSIIKPTIQAINASGKPLHLMGEFQCDVSINGKTARGRCFVTTTANLNLLGIDWIDLFKLCAQSLSTPFHWSMLNSHDYNLWFEDPVDFSEWAAPIVAVRKPNGRVRICADYSTGLNEALEPNHYPLPTPEEIFAQLNGSTVFSIVYLSDAYLQLEVDDDSKKLLTINTHRGLFRFNRLAPGVKSAPGVFQRVVDGMIADIPGVRSFIDDVIVFGKDISSHATSLNLLFQRLKEYGFHVKAEKCHFFQSQLGYLGHIVDKQGIRPDPEKVKAIAALPPPTNVPELRSYLGAVNFYGRFVRNIHELRHPMDQLLKKDVKWQWTPACQQAFDQFKRTLQSNLLLMHYDPKLPIIVAADASSTGIGAVIFHQFPDGSMKAVQHASRTLAPAELNYGQPEKEALALVYAVTKFHKYLLGRHFTLLTDHKPLLSIFGSMKGIPLHTANRLQRWALTMLNYDFEIQHVSTNEFGCADLLSRLIDQTIQPEEEYVIAALSIEEDLHCKRLQQPTPHSNLLLNTYATDGPAAPRTFPLQFNRIFYDGNRSA is encoded by the exons ATGAAAGAAGCGATGGCAGAACTACAGCAAGCAATCCTTTTGATGACGGAACTCCTGCAGAAGCTAGCACAGCCGAACAATACGGAGCAAACTCTCGAATCCTTGGCAACCAACATCAGTGAATTTTCGTTCGACCCGGAAAATGGAATCACTTTCGAAAAGTGGTACAGCCGGTATACGGATCTTTTCGAATCGGATGCCAAGAATTTAGACGATTCCGCCAAGGTACGCCTGCTGTTAAGGAAGTTGGACACACCATCACACGTCAGGTACGTCAACTTCATCTTGCCGAAGCTTCCCAAAGACGTCGATTTTGCTGGCAACGTCAAGATACTATCGCAAATGTTCGGCACACACACCTCCATTTTTAACAAGCGGTACAAGTGCCTCCAGCTAGTAAAATCTGAAGCAGAGGACATCATTAGCTACGCAGGGAAGGTGAATCGTTCATGCGAAGATTTCGACTTCAAAAATATGAACATCGATCAGTTCAAGTGCTTGGTGTTTGTGAGTGGCCTTAAGGGTCATGCCTACGCCGACACGCGTCCAAGGCTTCTTTCCCGGATTGAATGTGAAACAGCAGAAACTCCCGTGAATCTTCAGACCTTGATTAACGAATATCAACGACTCGTTAATCTCAAGGAGGACACATCGATGATTGAGCGCCAGTCAAGCTCGAAACAAGCGGTTCACGCTGTCCAGGAGAAGGGAAGGTTTCATCATCCACACACTTCAAAACGGAAG ACAGTTCCAGGCGgaggggaaaagaaaacatcgaATCAGTCACCATCGAATCAGCCATCAAATCAGCAAACGAATCAGCCAGCAAATAGACAAAACAACCCTCGGAAAGTCAACGCTAGAGGAGTATACATCGTGAACCACATTGTGAACCACATCGCTAACCGTTCCAGTAACCGAAAGTACGTGCCTACTTTGATCAACGGCGTGGCTACCAGGCTCCAACTGGACACAGCAAGCGATATCACGGTGATATCAAAGCAAACCTGGAACAACTTAGGTAACCTTTCAATCATCAAACCGACGATCCAAGCAATCAACGCGTCGGGCAAACCACTTCATCTGATGGGTGAGTTCCAGTGCGACGTCAGCATCAACGGAAAAACTGCTCGAGGCAGATGTTTCGTCACGACGACTGCCAACCTCAACCTTCTCGGCATCGACTGGATTGACCTGTTCAAGCTGTG CGCCCAGTCCCTTTCAACACCATTCCATTGGTCGATGCTGAACTCACACGATTACAATCTATGGTTCGAGGATCCTGTCGATTTCTCCGAATGGGCTGCTCCCATCGTGGCAGTGCGCAAACCTAACGGTCGAGTGCGCATATGTGCAGACTACTCGACGGGGCTAAACGAGGCGTTGGAACCAAATCACTATCCGCTTCCGACGCCGGAGGAAATTTTCGCCCAACTCAACGGCAGCACCGTTTTCAGCATCGTCTATCTTTCCGATGCGTATCTGCAGCTTGAGGTGGATGACGACTCCAAGAAGCTGCTCACAATCAACACGCATCGAGGATTGTTCCGGTTCAATCGTCTGGCTCCCGGAGTGAAATCTGCGCCGGGCGTATTTCAACGTGTGGTGGATGGAATGATAGCAGACATACCTGGTGTCCGCTCTTTCATCGATGATGTCATCGTGTTTGGAAAGGACATCAGCTCACACGCAACGTCACTCAACCTACTCTTCCAGCGGCTCAAAGAGTATGGTTTCCACGTGAAGGCTGAGAAGTGTCATTTCTTTCAATCACAACTCGGCTATTTGGGGCACATTGTGGACAAACAAGGCATTCGTCCAGACCCCGAGAAAGTGAAGGCTATTGCTGCACTTCCACCGCCAACCAACGTTCCCGAGCTTCGATCGTACCTGGGTGCGGTCAACTTCTACGGTAGGTTCGTGCGCAACATTCACGAATTGCGGCATCCAATGGACCAGCTGTTGAAGAAGGACGTGAAATGGCAGTGGACCCCGGCATGCCAACAGGCTTTCGACCAGTTCAAAAGGACGCTTCAATCAAACCTGCTGCTAATGCATTACGACCCTAAGCTTCCAATCATCGTGGCTGCGGATGCATCAAGCACAGGCATCGGGGCAGTCATCTTTCACCAGTTCCCTGATGGCAGCATGAAGGCAGTACAACACGCTTCGAGGACGCTCGCACCCGCGGAGCTTAATTATGGACAACCAGAGAAGGAAGCGCTTGCGTTGGTCTATGCAGTGACCAAATTCCACAAGTATCTGTTGGGACGCCATTTCACACTGCTGACTGACCACAAGCCACTACTTTCCATCTTCGGTTCTATGAAGGGGATTCCCCTACACACTGCGAACCGACTACAACGGTGGGCTCTCACGATGCTGAATTACGACTTCGAGATTCAGCATGTATCCACCAACGAATTCGGATGTGCAGATCTGTTGTCCCGACTGATCGACCAGACCATCCAACCCGAAGAAGAATACGTTATCGCTGCGCTGAGCATTGAGGAAGATTTG CATTGCAAAAGGCTACAACAACCGACGCCACACTCCAATCTGTTGCTCAACACATACGCGACGGATGGCCCAGCTGCTCCAAGAACCTTTCCGCTGCAGTTCAACCGTATTTTCTACGACGGGAATCGCTCAGCATGA